A genomic window from Accipiter gentilis chromosome 1, bAccGen1.1, whole genome shotgun sequence includes:
- the LOC126038569 gene encoding anterior gradient protein 3-like, which produces MHAFPFLCSLLLCNGVTVAAQKKIQKFPDEEEESSAQIQTPQTLSRGWGDDIEWAQTYEEGLARSKNSKKPLMVIHHLEECPYSQALRRAFASSPEIQQMAQEDFIMLNLVHSSSDDNMAPDGHYVPRILFVDPSMTVRADLTGKYGNRMYAYEPEDILTLIENMRQAKLLLHTEL; this is translated from the exons ATGCATGCCTTTCCGTTCCTGTGTTCCCTCCTTCTCTGCAATGGTGTAACGGTTGCTGCACAGAAAAAGATCCAGAAGTTccctgatgaagaggaagaaagctcAGCTCAGATACAGACCCCACAGACTCTCTCTCGAG GCTGGGGAGATGACATCGAATGGGCACAGACATATGAAGAAGGTTTAGCACGATCAAAAAACAG CAAGAAGCCACTGATGGTTATTCACCACTTGGAAGAGTGTCCTTACAGCCAAG CTTTAAGGAGAGCATTTGCTTCTAGCCCAGAAATCCAGCAGATGGCTCAGGAGGACTTCATCATGCTCAATCTGGTA CATTCCAGCAGCGATGACAACATGGCGCCTGATGGCCATTACGTCCCTCGGATCCTCTTTGTGG ATCCTTCAATGACAGTGCGAGCTGATCTAACTGGCAAATATGGGAATAGGATGTACGCTTACGAACCAGAAGATATTTTGACCT TGATTGAAAACATGAGACAAGCAAAGCTGCTTCTGCACACAGAGCTCTGA